A window of the Streptomyces griseochromogenes genome harbors these coding sequences:
- a CDS encoding acyl-CoA dehydrogenase family protein, whose protein sequence is MSTQPDLLYSEEEEALRAAVRDLLTDHCAPADVIVRTESDAPHDLALWKSLAEGMGLAGLLVPEAQGGQGATHREVAVVLEELGRAVAPVPYLTSAVVATEALLACADEELLTRLASGRTIGVLAVGLHTAPGAALKPVRLEDGALHGELTGIADAAAADVLLVPADDGGLYAVAAGAVTITEQVSLDLTRPLATVTLDGATGRRIGDAEPAVRRALRAAVGLLASEQLGVAEWVLTETVRYLKERKQFNRPVGGFQALKHRLAQLWLEVVNLRAAARDAADALASGEDADVRVAVAQAYAAPVAVHAAEEALQLHAGIGMTWEHPIHLHLKRAKADSIAFGTAGAHREALAGLVDLQAP, encoded by the coding sequence ATGAGCACACAGCCGGATCTCCTCTACTCCGAGGAGGAAGAGGCGCTGCGCGCCGCCGTCCGCGACCTGCTCACGGACCACTGCGCACCGGCCGACGTGATCGTGCGCACCGAGTCGGACGCCCCGCACGACCTCGCCCTGTGGAAGTCCCTCGCCGAGGGCATGGGCCTCGCCGGGCTGCTGGTGCCCGAGGCGCAAGGCGGCCAGGGCGCCACCCACCGCGAAGTCGCCGTCGTCCTGGAGGAGCTGGGGCGGGCGGTCGCGCCCGTGCCGTACCTCACCAGCGCGGTCGTGGCCACCGAGGCCCTGCTCGCCTGCGCGGACGAGGAGCTGCTGACCCGCCTGGCCTCCGGGCGGACCATCGGTGTCCTCGCCGTCGGGCTGCACACGGCTCCGGGTGCCGCGCTCAAGCCCGTACGGCTGGAAGACGGCGCCCTGCACGGGGAGTTGACCGGCATCGCGGACGCGGCCGCCGCCGATGTGCTGCTCGTCCCGGCCGACGACGGCGGACTGTACGCCGTGGCCGCGGGCGCGGTGACCATCACCGAGCAGGTCTCCCTGGACCTGACCCGGCCCCTCGCCACCGTCACGCTCGACGGCGCCACGGGCCGCCGGATCGGTGACGCCGAGCCCGCCGTACGACGAGCCCTGCGAGCCGCGGTCGGACTGCTCGCCTCCGAGCAACTGGGCGTCGCCGAGTGGGTGTTGACCGAGACGGTCCGGTATCTGAAGGAACGCAAGCAGTTCAACCGGCCGGTCGGCGGTTTCCAGGCGCTCAAGCACCGGCTCGCCCAGCTGTGGCTGGAGGTCGTGAACCTCCGTGCCGCCGCCCGGGACGCGGCCGACGCGCTCGCCTCCGGCGAGGATGCCGATGTGCGGGTGGCCGTCGCACAGGCGTACGCGGCGCCCGTCGCCGTCCACGCGGCCGAAGAGGCACTGCAGTTGCATGCCGGGATCGGTATGACCTGGGAGCACCCGATCCACCTCCACCTGAAGCGGGCCAAGGCCGACTCGATCGCCTTCGGTACGGCGGGGGCACACCGGGAGGCGCTGGCCGGGCTGGTCGATCTTCAGGCGCCCTGA
- a CDS encoding acyl-CoA dehydrogenase family protein translates to MTDAEELRSRTRELLAAHPPATTDRLDFLRARFDAGLAWVHYPQGLGGLGAPRALQAVVDAELEAADAPDNDPRRIGIGLGMAAPTVLRYGTEEQKRRYLRPLWTGEEVWCQLFSEPGAGSDLAALGTRAVREGEDWVVNGQKVWTSSAHLARWAILIARTDPDVPKHQGITYFICDMTDPGVEVRPLRQITGEAEFNEVFLTGVRIPDSRRLGEVGDGWRVAQTTLNNERVAIGGMRLPREGGMIGPVAKTWRERPELRTHDLHQRLLKLWVEAEVSRLTAERLRQQLVAGQPGPEGAGMKLAFARLNQEISGLEVELRGEEGLLYDDWTMRRPELVDFTGRDAGYRYLRSKGNSIEGGTSEILLNIVAERVLGLPAEPRTDKDVAWKDLAR, encoded by the coding sequence ATGACCGACGCCGAAGAACTGCGCAGCCGCACACGGGAGCTGCTGGCCGCGCACCCGCCCGCCACGACCGACCGCCTGGACTTTCTGCGGGCCCGCTTCGACGCCGGGCTGGCCTGGGTGCACTACCCGCAGGGCCTCGGCGGCCTCGGCGCCCCGCGCGCCCTGCAGGCCGTGGTGGACGCCGAGCTGGAGGCCGCGGACGCTCCGGACAACGACCCCCGGCGCATCGGCATCGGCCTCGGCATGGCCGCCCCGACCGTCCTGCGCTACGGCACCGAGGAGCAGAAGCGGCGCTATCTGCGGCCGCTGTGGACGGGGGAGGAGGTCTGGTGCCAGCTGTTCAGCGAGCCCGGCGCCGGCTCCGACCTGGCCGCGCTCGGCACCCGGGCCGTCCGCGAGGGCGAGGACTGGGTGGTCAACGGGCAGAAGGTGTGGACGTCCAGCGCCCATCTGGCCCGCTGGGCCATCCTCATCGCCCGCACCGACCCGGACGTGCCCAAGCACCAGGGCATCACCTACTTCATCTGCGACATGACCGACCCCGGTGTCGAGGTGCGGCCGCTGCGCCAGATCACCGGCGAGGCCGAGTTCAACGAGGTCTTCCTCACCGGCGTACGCATCCCCGACTCCCGCCGCCTCGGCGAGGTCGGCGACGGCTGGCGGGTCGCCCAGACCACGCTCAACAACGAACGCGTCGCCATCGGCGGCATGCGGCTGCCCCGCGAGGGCGGCATGATCGGCCCGGTCGCGAAGACCTGGCGCGAACGCCCCGAACTGCGCACCCACGACCTGCACCAGCGGCTGCTCAAGCTGTGGGTCGAGGCCGAGGTCTCCCGCCTCACCGCCGAGCGCCTGCGCCAGCAGCTCGTCGCCGGGCAGCCCGGCCCCGAGGGCGCCGGCATGAAGCTGGCCTTCGCCCGCCTCAACCAGGAGATCAGCGGCCTGGAGGTCGAACTCCGCGGCGAAGAGGGCCTGTTGTACGACGACTGGACCATGCGCCGACCGGAGCTGGTCGACTTCACCGGCCGTGACGCCGGTTACCGCTACCTGCGCTCCAAAGGCAACAGCATCGAGGGCGGGACCAGCGAGATTCTGCTGAACATCGTCGCCGAGCGCGTCCTCGGCCTGCCCGCCGAGCCGCGCACGGACAAGGACGTCGCCTGGAAGGACCTGGCCCGATGA
- a CDS encoding NADPH:quinone oxidoreductase family protein translates to MQAWQVHENGEPSEVMRLTEVDLPTPGDGQVLLRVRAANINFPDALLCRGQYQVRPPLPFTPGVEICAETEDGRRVIANPALPYGGLAEYAVADARALLPAPESLDDAEAAALHIGYQTGWFGLHRRARLEAGETLLVHAAAGGVGSAAVQLGKAAGATVIGVVGGADKAAVARELGCDVVVDRRGEDVVAAVKEATGGRGVDVVYDPVGGEAYAQSAKVVAFEGRIVVVGFASGSIPSPALNHALVKNYSILGLHWGLYNTKNPKLVLHCHEQLTELAARGAIKPLVSERVPLSGAAAAVQRVADGVTTGRVAVLMEQGAAA, encoded by the coding sequence ATGCAGGCATGGCAAGTGCACGAGAACGGCGAGCCGAGCGAGGTGATGCGCCTGACGGAGGTGGACCTGCCCACGCCCGGTGACGGCCAGGTGCTGCTGCGCGTGCGCGCCGCCAACATCAACTTCCCGGACGCGCTGCTGTGCCGGGGGCAGTACCAGGTACGGCCGCCGCTGCCCTTCACCCCCGGCGTGGAGATCTGCGCCGAGACCGAGGACGGCCGCCGCGTGATCGCCAACCCCGCCCTGCCGTACGGCGGTCTCGCCGAGTACGCCGTCGCCGACGCCCGCGCCCTGCTGCCCGCGCCCGAGTCGCTGGACGACGCCGAGGCCGCCGCGCTGCACATCGGCTACCAGACCGGCTGGTTCGGCCTGCACCGCCGGGCTCGCCTGGAAGCGGGGGAGACTCTGCTCGTGCACGCCGCCGCCGGCGGCGTCGGCAGCGCGGCCGTACAGCTCGGCAAGGCGGCCGGGGCCACGGTGATCGGTGTCGTGGGCGGCGCCGACAAGGCGGCCGTCGCCCGCGAGCTGGGCTGTGACGTGGTGGTGGACCGCCGCGGCGAGGACGTGGTCGCGGCCGTGAAGGAGGCCACCGGCGGCCGGGGCGTCGATGTCGTCTACGACCCCGTCGGCGGTGAGGCCTACGCCCAGTCCGCCAAGGTGGTCGCCTTCGAGGGCCGGATCGTCGTCGTCGGCTTCGCCAGCGGCAGCATCCCGAGCCCGGCCCTCAACCACGCCCTGGTGAAGAACTACTCGATCCTCGGCCTCCACTGGGGCCTGTACAACACCAAGAACCCGAAGCTGGTCCTGCACTGCCACGAGCAGCTCACCGAGCTGGCCGCGCGGGGCGCGATCAAGCCGCTGGTCAGCGAGCGGGTGCCGCTGTCCGGCGCCGCGGCGGCCGTGCAGCGGGTCGCCGACGGTGTGACCACCGGCCGGGTCGCCGTACTGATGGAGCAGGGAGCCGCGGCATGA
- a CDS encoding helix-turn-helix domain-containing protein gives MSTESTDDVLAGVGPRLRRMRREREVTLAALSAATGISVSTLSRLESGLRKPSLELLLPIAQAHQVPLDELVGAPPVGDPRVRAQPLEQHGRTFWPLTRQPGGLQAFKVLEPQRRQEPEPRTHEGYEWLYVLSGRLRLVLGEHDVVLSAGEAAEFDTRVPHWFGSTGDGPVEFLSLFGPQGERMHVRARPARK, from the coding sequence ATGAGCACCGAGAGTACCGACGACGTGCTGGCCGGCGTGGGCCCGCGGCTGCGGCGGATGCGCAGGGAGCGGGAGGTGACCCTGGCGGCGCTGTCCGCGGCGACCGGCATCTCCGTGAGCACCCTGTCCCGGCTGGAGTCCGGTCTGCGCAAGCCCAGCCTGGAGCTGCTGCTGCCCATCGCGCAGGCACATCAGGTTCCGCTGGACGAGCTGGTCGGCGCCCCGCCGGTCGGCGACCCCCGGGTGCGAGCGCAGCCCCTGGAGCAGCATGGCCGCACCTTCTGGCCGCTGACCCGCCAGCCCGGCGGCCTCCAGGCCTTCAAGGTCCTCGAACCGCAGCGCAGGCAGGAACCGGAGCCGCGCACCCACGAGGGGTACGAGTGGCTGTACGTGCTCTCGGGCAGGCTCCGGCTGGTGCTCGGCGAGCACGACGTGGTGCTGTCGGCGGGGGAGGCGGCGGAGTTCGACACCCGGGTGCCGCACTGGTTCGGGTCGACGGGGGACGGTCCGGTGGAGTTCCTCAGTCTGTTCGGACCGCAGGGGGAACGGATGCACGTACGCGCGCGGCCGGCTCGCAAGTGA
- a CDS encoding ATP-dependent DNA ligase — protein sequence MLLTRLAEVSRQVAATAARSRKTALLAELFRDAEADDVPIVIPYLAGRLPQGRLGVGWKVLSRPVPPAAEPSLTVREVDARLGELGKVSGPGAQAERARIVGELMGAATEEEQRFLLGLLTGEVRQGALDAVAVEGLARARGADPADVRRAVMLAGSLQTVAQALLAEGPEALERFRLTVGRPVLPMLARSASSVAEAVGKLGSCAVEEKLDGIRVQVHRDGDAVRIHTRTLDDITDRLPEVTTAALELAGERFILDGEVISFDPAGRPRSFQETAGRVGSRTDVAKAAEEVPVSPVFFDALSVDGRDLLDLPFDERHAELARLVPEPMRVRRTVVTGPREVTEAERFLADTLARGHEGVVVKALDAPYSAGRRGASWLKVKPVHTLDLVVLAAEWGHGRRTGRLSNLHLGARDPDGTFAMLGKTFKGMTDAMLAWQTGKLRELAVEDNGRVVTVRPELVVEIAYDGLQRSSRYPAGVTLRFARVVRYREDKRPEEADTVESLLAAHPEVMP from the coding sequence ATGCTGCTGACCCGGCTCGCGGAGGTGTCCCGTCAGGTCGCCGCGACGGCGGCCCGGTCCCGCAAGACCGCGCTGCTCGCGGAGCTGTTCCGGGACGCGGAGGCGGACGACGTGCCGATCGTCATCCCCTACCTGGCCGGACGGCTCCCGCAGGGGCGGCTCGGCGTCGGCTGGAAGGTGCTGAGCCGCCCGGTCCCGCCGGCCGCCGAGCCCTCCCTGACCGTGCGGGAGGTCGACGCCCGGCTCGGCGAGCTGGGCAAGGTGTCCGGGCCCGGGGCCCAGGCGGAACGGGCCCGGATCGTGGGCGAGCTGATGGGCGCGGCCACCGAGGAGGAGCAGCGCTTCCTGCTCGGCCTGCTCACCGGCGAGGTCCGGCAGGGCGCGCTGGACGCGGTCGCCGTGGAGGGCCTCGCCCGGGCGAGGGGCGCGGACCCGGCGGACGTACGGCGGGCGGTGATGCTCGCCGGGTCGCTGCAGACGGTGGCCCAGGCCCTGCTCGCCGAGGGGCCGGAGGCGCTGGAGCGGTTCCGGCTGACCGTCGGCCGGCCGGTGCTGCCGATGCTGGCGCGGAGCGCCTCCTCGGTCGCCGAGGCGGTCGGCAAGCTGGGCTCGTGCGCAGTGGAGGAGAAGCTGGACGGCATCCGGGTCCAGGTCCACCGGGACGGCGACGCGGTACGCATCCACACCCGCACCCTGGACGACATCACCGACCGGCTTCCCGAAGTGACCACCGCCGCACTGGAGTTGGCGGGTGAGCGGTTCATCCTGGACGGCGAGGTGATCTCCTTCGACCCGGCGGGCCGCCCCCGCTCCTTCCAGGAGACGGCAGGCCGGGTCGGCTCCCGCACGGACGTGGCGAAGGCCGCCGAGGAGGTCCCGGTCTCCCCCGTCTTCTTCGACGCCCTGTCGGTCGACGGCCGCGACCTGCTCGACCTGCCCTTCGACGAGCGGCACGCGGAGCTGGCCCGTCTGGTGCCGGAGCCGATGCGGGTGCGCCGGACGGTGGTGACCGGCCCCCGGGAGGTCACCGAGGCGGAACGGTTCCTCGCCGACACCCTGGCCCGCGGCCACGAGGGCGTGGTCGTCAAGGCGCTGGACGCCCCCTACAGCGCGGGCCGGCGCGGCGCCTCGTGGCTGAAGGTCAAGCCCGTGCACACCCTGGACCTCGTGGTGCTGGCCGCGGAGTGGGGCCACGGCCGTCGCACCGGCAGGCTCTCCAACCTCCACCTGGGCGCCCGCGATCCCGACGGGACGTTCGCGATGCTCGGCAAGACCTTCAAGGGCATGACCGACGCGATGCTCGCCTGGCAGACCGGGAAGCTTCGGGAACTGGCCGTCGAGGACAACGGCCGGGTGGTCACCGTACGCCCCGAACTCGTCGTGGAGATCGCCTACGACGGTCTGCAGCGCTCCTCCCGCTACCCGGCCGGCGTCACCCTGCGCTTCGCGCGCGTCGTCCGCTACCGCGAGGACAAGCGGCCCGAGGAGGCCGATACGGTGGAGTCCCTGCTGGCGGCCCATCCGGAGGTCATGCCGTGA
- a CDS encoding NUDIX domain-containing protein: MTVRTTKRSAGLLLFRHTDDGPQVLLGHMGGPFFAKKDAGAWTVPKGEYEPDEPAWEAARREFREELGLAPPDGQALALGEVAQANGKIVTAWAIEADLDPESIVPGTFTMEWPPRSGRTREFPELDRVAWFGLDGARAVIVPAQAAFLDRLAEHSG; the protein is encoded by the coding sequence GTGACGGTACGGACGACGAAGCGCAGCGCCGGACTGCTGCTGTTCCGGCACACCGACGACGGGCCCCAGGTGCTGCTCGGGCACATGGGCGGACCGTTCTTCGCGAAGAAGGACGCGGGGGCGTGGACCGTGCCCAAGGGCGAGTACGAGCCGGACGAGCCCGCCTGGGAGGCGGCCCGCCGTGAGTTCCGGGAGGAGCTGGGGCTCGCGCCGCCCGACGGGCAGGCCCTGGCGCTGGGCGAGGTCGCGCAGGCCAATGGCAAGATCGTCACGGCGTGGGCGATCGAGGCCGACCTGGACCCGGAGTCGATCGTCCCCGGCACCTTCACCATGGAGTGGCCGCCGAGGTCCGGCCGGACCCGGGAGTTCCCGGAGCTGGACCGGGTGGCGTGGTTCGGTCTCGACGGGGCCCGTGCGGTGATCGTCCCCGCGCAGGCGGCGTTTCTCGACCGGCTGGCGGAGCACTCGGGCTGA
- a CDS encoding NADP-dependent succinic semialdehyde dehydrogenase, with protein sequence MPIATVNPANGETLKTYEPMDEEELERRLQLAEATFRTYRTTTFAERSRLLHKAADLLDEDQPEIGRVMTTEMGKPIKQARAEAAKCAKAMRWYADRAEALLADEEPPEPDVRDSGASRVRVRYRPLGPVLAVMPWNFPLWQVVRFAAPALMAGNVGLLKHASNVPQTALYLEDLFHRAGFKEGCFQTLLIGSGAVDGILRDERVKAATLTGSEPAGRAVAATCGEMIKKTVLELGGSDPYVVMPSADLGRAARVAVTARVQNNGQSCIAAKRFIVHTDVYDAFAAEFVAGMEALKIGDPLDEGTEVGPLSSKRGRADLEELVDDAKRSGAEVLCGGQRPEGPGWYYPPTVLAGITREMRIHREEAFGPVATLYRADDLDEAVLIANDSPFGLSSNVWTRDDDEVERFARDLEAGAVYVNGMTASHPAFPFGGVKRSGYGRELSEHGIREFCNITTVWQGA encoded by the coding sequence ATGCCCATCGCGACGGTGAACCCGGCGAACGGCGAGACGCTCAAGACGTACGAGCCGATGGACGAGGAGGAGCTGGAACGCCGGCTCCAGCTCGCCGAGGCCACGTTCCGCACCTACCGGACGACCACGTTCGCCGAACGCTCCCGGCTGCTGCACAAGGCCGCCGACCTCCTGGACGAGGACCAGCCGGAGATCGGCCGGGTCATGACCACCGAGATGGGCAAGCCGATCAAGCAGGCCCGCGCGGAGGCCGCGAAGTGCGCCAAGGCGATGCGCTGGTACGCCGACCGCGCCGAGGCACTGCTGGCCGACGAGGAGCCCCCCGAGCCGGATGTGCGGGACTCCGGCGCGTCCCGGGTCCGGGTCCGCTACCGGCCGCTCGGGCCCGTCCTCGCGGTGATGCCCTGGAACTTCCCCCTCTGGCAGGTGGTCCGCTTCGCCGCGCCCGCGCTGATGGCGGGCAACGTGGGCCTGCTCAAGCACGCCTCGAACGTCCCCCAGACCGCCCTGTACCTGGAGGACCTGTTCCACCGGGCGGGCTTCAAGGAGGGCTGCTTCCAGACACTGCTGATCGGCTCGGGAGCGGTCGACGGCATCCTGCGCGACGAGCGGGTGAAGGCCGCGACGCTCACCGGGAGCGAGCCGGCCGGGCGGGCGGTCGCCGCCACCTGCGGCGAGATGATCAAGAAGACCGTGCTGGAGCTGGGCGGCAGCGACCCCTACGTCGTGATGCCCTCGGCCGACCTCGGCCGGGCGGCGCGGGTCGCCGTGACCGCGCGGGTGCAGAACAACGGGCAGTCGTGCATCGCCGCCAAGCGGTTCATCGTGCACACCGACGTGTACGACGCCTTCGCCGCCGAGTTCGTCGCGGGCATGGAGGCGCTGAAGATCGGCGACCCGCTGGACGAGGGCACCGAGGTCGGACCGCTCTCCAGCAAGCGGGGGCGGGCCGACCTGGAGGAGCTGGTCGACGACGCGAAGCGCAGCGGGGCCGAGGTGCTGTGCGGCGGGCAGCGCCCGGAAGGGCCGGGCTGGTACTACCCGCCGACGGTGCTGGCGGGCATCACCCGCGAGATGCGCATCCACCGGGAGGAGGCGTTCGGGCCGGTCGCCACGCTGTACCGGGCCGACGACCTGGACGAGGCGGTGCTGATCGCGAACGACTCGCCGTTCGGGCTGAGTTCGAACGTGTGGACGCGGGACGACGACGAGGTGGAGCGGTTCGCGCGGGACCTGGAGGCGGGTGCCGTGTATGTCAACGGGATGACCGCCTCCCATCCGGCGTTTCCGTTCGGTGGTGTGAAGAGGTCCGGGTACGGGCGTGAGCTGTCCGAGCACGGAATCCGGGAGTTCTGCAACATCACCACGGTTTGGCAGGGTGCGTGA
- a CDS encoding DUF6213 family protein, with translation MNREVTLPLIVDDRGTLQVAAADVSKLLRTVGGRWLHLVEDGEQGLDEDTVAALTIELAKLADRIDVACIAHSSGAP, from the coding sequence GTGAACCGCGAAGTGACCCTGCCTCTGATCGTCGACGACCGCGGTACCTTGCAGGTGGCCGCGGCCGACGTGAGTAAGTTGTTGCGGACCGTGGGCGGACGGTGGCTGCATCTTGTCGAGGACGGGGAGCAGGGGCTGGATGAGGATACGGTCGCCGCGTTGACCATCGAGTTGGCGAAGCTCGCGGATCGCATCGACGTGGCGTGCATCGCGCACAGCAGTGGGGCGCCGTAA
- a CDS encoding transcriptional regulator, which translates to MTPSAAELLASTTARLAPDPQANRLVPLISRGEASRETLAVLALEQRWVIAADRRSFLHLAERAAATPIAAAFFTSLAEGESLAAERMTAFAEACGVTAERTRTYDPLPGCQAYPAYVSWLALNASPADAILALTANFSAWGGYCARIAEALRTHYAFPDEARAFFDLFAQPAPDLDSRATAAVSAALDEGRLDETAAHRYGRLLQCYEAMFWNSLRAIP; encoded by the coding sequence ATGACGCCCTCGGCCGCTGAACTACTGGCCTCGACCACCGCCCGACTCGCTCCGGACCCGCAGGCCAACCGCCTGGTCCCGCTGATCTCCCGGGGCGAGGCGAGCCGCGAGACCCTCGCCGTCCTGGCGCTGGAACAGCGCTGGGTGATCGCCGCGGACCGGCGTTCCTTCCTGCATCTGGCGGAGCGCGCCGCCGCCACCCCCATCGCGGCCGCCTTCTTCACCTCGCTCGCCGAGGGCGAGAGCCTGGCGGCCGAGCGGATGACCGCGTTCGCCGAGGCGTGCGGAGTCACCGCCGAGCGGACTCGCACCTACGACCCCCTGCCCGGTTGCCAGGCCTACCCCGCCTACGTCTCCTGGCTGGCCCTCAACGCCTCCCCGGCGGACGCGATCCTGGCCCTCACCGCCAACTTCTCGGCGTGGGGCGGCTATTGCGCCCGCATCGCCGAGGCCCTGCGCACCCATTACGCCTTCCCCGACGAGGCCCGCGCCTTCTTCGACCTCTTCGCGCAACCGGCCCCGGACCTGGACTCCCGGGCGACGGCGGCGGTGTCGGCGGCGCTGGACGAAGGCCGCCTGGACGAGACTGCCGCACACCGCTACGGCCGTTTGCTGCAGTGCTACGAGGCGATGTTCTGGAACTCCCTGAGGGCGATTCCCTAG
- a CDS encoding type III polyketide synthase yields MATLCRPSVSVPEHVITMEETLELAREHHADHPQLPLALRLIENTGVRTRHIVQPIEETLKHPGFEERNKLYEAEAKARVPAVIQRALDDAELLTSDIDVIIYVSCTGFMMPSLTAWLINEMDFPSNTRQLPIAQLGCAAGGAAINRAHDFCSAYPEGNALIVACEFCSLCYQPTDLGVGSLLSNGLFGDGIAAAVVRGRGGSGVQLERNGSYLIPKTEDWIAYDVRATGFHFLLDKRVPTTMEPLAPALQDLAGNHGWDASDLDFYIIHAGGPRILDDLSKFLQVDPHAFRFSRATLTEYGNIASAVVLDALRRLFEEGGAEHRARGLLAGFGPGITAEMTVGRWVQNDEMRR; encoded by the coding sequence ATGGCGACTTTGTGCAGACCCTCGGTGTCCGTACCAGAACACGTGATCACCATGGAGGAGACCCTGGAGCTGGCGCGCGAACACCACGCGGACCACCCCCAGCTCCCGCTGGCCCTCCGGCTGATCGAGAACACGGGCGTCCGCACCCGGCACATCGTGCAGCCCATCGAGGAGACCCTGAAGCACCCCGGGTTCGAGGAACGCAACAAGCTCTACGAGGCCGAGGCCAAGGCCCGCGTCCCGGCGGTGATCCAGCGGGCACTCGACGACGCGGAACTCCTGACCTCCGACATCGATGTCATCATCTACGTGTCGTGCACGGGCTTCATGATGCCGTCCCTGACCGCGTGGCTGATCAACGAGATGGACTTCCCGTCCAACACCCGCCAGCTCCCCATAGCCCAGCTGGGCTGTGCGGCCGGCGGTGCGGCCATCAACCGGGCCCACGACTTCTGCTCGGCCTATCCGGAGGGCAACGCGCTGATCGTGGCCTGCGAGTTCTGTTCGCTGTGCTACCAGCCCACCGACCTCGGCGTCGGCTCGCTGCTGTCCAACGGCCTGTTCGGCGACGGCATCGCCGCGGCCGTGGTGCGCGGCCGCGGCGGCTCGGGCGTCCAGCTGGAGCGCAACGGCTCGTACCTGATCCCCAAGACCGAGGACTGGATCGCGTACGACGTCCGGGCGACCGGCTTCCACTTCCTGCTGGACAAGCGGGTGCCGACCACCATGGAGCCGCTCGCCCCGGCGCTCCAGGACCTCGCGGGCAATCACGGCTGGGACGCCTCCGACCTGGACTTCTACATCATCCACGCGGGCGGGCCCCGAATACTCGACGACCTCAGCAAGTTCCTGCAGGTCGACCCGCACGCCTTCCGGTTCAGCCGGGCCACGCTCACCGAGTACGGCAACATCGCCAGCGCCGTCGTCCTGGACGCGCTGCGCCGGCTGTTCGAGGAGGGCGGTGCCGAGCACCGGGCGCGCGGGCTGCTGGCCGGGTTCGGGCCCGGCATCACCGCCGAGATGACCGTGGGCCGCTGGGTCCAGAACGACGAGATGAGACGATGA